A window of the Candidatus Methylomirabilota bacterium genome harbors these coding sequences:
- the cysS gene encoding cysteine--tRNA ligase, which translates to MALVFYNTLRQKKEAFEPLVPGEVRMYVCGPTVYDRAHIGHARAALTFDVVWRYLEYRGYKVYYARNYTDVDDKIIQRAAELGQSRESLTEEQIKAYRQDMETLGLRTPTEEPRATQHIREMIDLIRTLTAKGVAYCVDGDVYFEVRRAADYGKLSHRGLDELRAGARVEVDPRKRDPLDFALWKASREGEPAWESPWGPGRPGWHIECSAMSIKYLGETFDIHGGGADLIFPHHENEIAQSECATGKPFARYWIHNGFVNIRAEKMSKSLGNILTVRELLGRISPCALKLFLLGTHYRSPVDFSEDALISTGAAAARFHAVLDEVERFQDIQSPKADPSPMGSPPLLDQIREAEQEFTEAMDDDLNTPRAVAALFILTRRINVALRDADGTPEPSLVHALGKAGDTLWKLGSVLGGLFEDSREKVERVTITPVIGMLAVGSSALDRRVLEDDYCNAREAVELASTSGQSLPKEQIETILAYRALCRNRKDWATADAIRTWLTDLGVIVDDTGDEVRWHVKATHVKTQTP; encoded by the coding sequence ATGGCGCTAGTCTTCTACAATACCTTACGTCAGAAAAAAGAGGCGTTTGAACCGTTGGTGCCTGGCGAGGTCAGGATGTACGTCTGCGGCCCGACCGTATACGATCGCGCCCATATCGGCCATGCACGCGCTGCGCTGACCTTTGATGTGGTCTGGCGCTACCTCGAGTACCGAGGATATAAGGTTTACTACGCGCGTAATTATACGGATGTGGACGACAAGATCATCCAGCGGGCCGCGGAGCTTGGGCAGTCGCGGGAATCGCTGACGGAGGAGCAGATCAAGGCCTATCGCCAGGATATGGAAACTCTGGGGCTTAGAACGCCGACGGAGGAGCCTCGGGCCACGCAGCACATTCGGGAGATGATCGACCTCATCCGGACCTTGACGGCGAAGGGCGTCGCGTATTGCGTCGATGGCGATGTCTATTTTGAGGTCAGGCGAGCGGCTGACTACGGGAAGCTTTCTCATCGAGGTCTTGACGAGTTGCGGGCAGGGGCGAGGGTTGAGGTGGATCCGCGGAAGCGCGATCCCCTCGATTTTGCCTTATGGAAGGCATCGCGGGAGGGGGAGCCTGCGTGGGAGAGTCCATGGGGGCCCGGCAGACCGGGCTGGCATATCGAGTGCTCAGCGATGTCGATAAAGTACCTCGGCGAGACCTTCGACATCCATGGCGGGGGGGCTGATCTGATTTTTCCTCATCATGAGAACGAGATTGCGCAGTCGGAGTGTGCCACCGGCAAGCCGTTTGCCCGCTACTGGATTCATAACGGATTCGTCAATATCCGCGCTGAAAAGATGTCGAAGTCGCTGGGCAATATCCTGACAGTCCGAGAACTCTTGGGGCGCATCAGTCCTTGTGCGCTCAAGCTCTTCCTGCTCGGAACTCACTACCGGTCACCCGTAGATTTTTCGGAGGACGCACTGATCAGCACCGGGGCTGCGGCGGCTCGATTCCATGCTGTACTGGATGAGGTAGAGCGTTTCCAGGATATCCAGAGTCCAAAGGCTGACCCTTCCCCTATGGGTTCTCCGCCTCTTTTGGACCAGATTCGCGAGGCAGAGCAAGAGTTCACGGAAGCGATGGATGATGATTTGAATACGCCACGCGCGGTGGCCGCATTGTTTATCCTGACCAGAAGGATAAACGTTGCTCTGAGAGATGCTGATGGTACGCCGGAGCCATCCCTCGTGCATGCTCTAGGCAAGGCGGGAGATACGTTGTGGAAGTTGGGATCGGTGTTGGGCGGTTTGTTTGAGGACTCACGGGAAAAAGTCGAGCGGGTCACTATCACTCCAGTTATTGGCATGTTGGCTGTCGGATCGTCAGCCTTAGATCGAAGGGTGTTGGAGGATGATTACTGTAACGCTCGAGAGGCTGTCGAGTTGGCGAGTACGTCAGGACAATCTCTACCGAAGGAGCAGATAGAAACTATCCTGGCATACAGGGCTCTATGCCGCAACAGGAAGGACTGGGCGACCGCCGACGCCATTCGTACCTGGTTGACCGATCTGGGGGTGATCGTGGACGATACCGGCGATGAGGTCCGCTGGCACGTAAAGGCCACGCACGTGAAGACACAGACGCCATGA
- the rlmB gene encoding 23S rRNA (guanosine(2251)-2'-O)-methyltransferase RlmB, whose product MTEQILVGPHAVLEALRARRRHIDRIYLARERYDPRITEIMKLARARGVLVKQEKRERLGELAKGVTHQGVLAVVSEAGYDDPFELVTRIKASSSPPLLLLLDGIQDPQNLGAIIRTAEAAGADGLFISKHRAAGITPAVAKASVGASEHLPVARVAGLPAFLAWLKDQGVWILGADPSAVRSIYEIDLCVPMGVVIGGEHRGLTVLVRQRCDLLARIPTRGRVDSLNAAAAAAVFLFEIRRQRSVVKQWPANRQETTIVS is encoded by the coding sequence ATGACGGAGCAGATACTCGTCGGTCCCCATGCTGTGTTGGAGGCGCTTCGAGCGAGGCGACGTCACATCGATCGGATTTATCTGGCGAGGGAACGGTATGATCCCAGGATCACCGAGATCATGAAACTTGCCAGGGCTCGGGGAGTGCTTGTTAAACAGGAGAAACGGGAACGGCTTGGCGAATTGGCCAAGGGGGTTACACACCAAGGAGTCCTGGCCGTTGTCAGCGAGGCGGGCTACGACGACCCTTTCGAGCTGGTCACCCGAATCAAGGCTAGCTCCTCGCCCCCGCTGCTGCTGTTGCTCGATGGAATTCAAGACCCTCAAAACCTTGGAGCGATCATACGCACAGCGGAGGCTGCCGGGGCGGATGGGCTCTTCATCTCGAAGCATCGCGCGGCCGGGATCACTCCGGCGGTCGCAAAGGCATCGGTCGGGGCTTCGGAGCACCTGCCTGTGGCGAGGGTTGCAGGTCTGCCGGCGTTTCTCGCGTGGCTGAAAGATCAAGGAGTCTGGATTCTCGGGGCCGATCCGAGCGCTGTACGGTCCATCTATGAGATCGATTTATGCGTACCAATGGGCGTGGTCATCGGAGGAGAGCACCGGGGATTGACAGTATTGGTACGACAGCGGTGCGATCTGCTCGCGCGAATCCCCACGCGTGGTCGCGTAGACTCTCTCAATGCCGCGGCCGCCGCCGCCGTGTTCCTCTTTGAGATTCGACGGCAACGGAGTGTTGTGAAGCAGTGGCCAGCGAATAGACAAGAAACGACGATTGTTTCTTAA